One region of Carya illinoinensis cultivar Pawnee chromosome 8, C.illinoinensisPawnee_v1, whole genome shotgun sequence genomic DNA includes:
- the LOC122274210 gene encoding uncharacterized protein At4g13230 isoform X2, producing MGKMASLPLVTCIQKFGSSRAAITRRSTWNSRLFVASTPRPIHASSSRQEASAATEAIKQGANETKKTGETINDKAFSAAEHTKDIAGKVSETAKDVTEKAKHTTEEVWGTAKDTAQKAKDSMLGKAEQSKESIKEKAEIVKENMNTKN from the exons ATGGGAAAGATGGCAAGCTTACCCTTAGTGACCTGCATCCAGAAATTTGGTTCATCTAGAGCAGCAATCACCAGGAGGAGCACCTGGAACTCTAGGCTGTTTGTGGCCTCTACTCCAAGACCTATTCAT GCAAGCAGTTCACGTCAAGAGGCTTCGGCGGCCACTGAGGCAATAAAacaaggtgcaaatgaaacgaaGAAAACTGGTGAAACTATCAATGATAAGGCTTTCTCTGCTGCAGAACAT ACAAAAGATATAGCTGGGAAGGTGTCGGAGACGGCCAAGGATGTCACTGAGAAGGCAAAGCATACAACAGAAGAAGTATGGGGAACTGCCAAAGACACAGCCCAAAAGGCGAAAGACAGCATGTTAGGCAAGGCTGAACAGTCAAAGGAAAGCATCAAAGAAAAGGCAGAGATAGTGAAGGAAAACATGAACACCAAGAATTGA
- the LOC122274210 gene encoding uncharacterized protein At4g13230 isoform X1, whose amino-acid sequence MGKMASLPLVTCIQKFGSSRAAITRRSTWNSRLFVASTPRPIHASSSRQEASAATEAIKQGANETKKTGETINDKAFSAAEHVTQKTKDIAGKVSETAKDVTEKAKHTTEEVWGTAKDTAQKAKDSMLGKAEQSKESIKEKAEIVKENMNTKN is encoded by the exons ATGGGAAAGATGGCAAGCTTACCCTTAGTGACCTGCATCCAGAAATTTGGTTCATCTAGAGCAGCAATCACCAGGAGGAGCACCTGGAACTCTAGGCTGTTTGTGGCCTCTACTCCAAGACCTATTCAT GCAAGCAGTTCACGTCAAGAGGCTTCGGCGGCCACTGAGGCAATAAAacaaggtgcaaatgaaacgaaGAAAACTGGTGAAACTATCAATGATAAGGCTTTCTCTGCTGCAGAACAT GTGACTCAAAAGACAAAAGATATAGCTGGGAAGGTGTCGGAGACGGCCAAGGATGTCACTGAGAAGGCAAAGCATACAACAGAAGAAGTATGGGGAACTGCCAAAGACACAGCCCAAAAGGCGAAAGACAGCATGTTAGGCAAGGCTGAACAGTCAAAGGAAAGCATCAAAGAAAAGGCAGAGATAGTGAAGGAAAACATGAACACCAAGAATTGA